The following proteins come from a genomic window of Paenibacillus swuensis:
- the lpdA gene encoding dihydrolipoyl dehydrogenase, whose amino-acid sequence MTKTYDLVILGGGTGGYVAAIRAAQLGKTVAIVEKDKLGGTCLHRGCIPSKALLRSAEVYATVRKGNEYGVKVTGAELDFARVQERKEGIVNQLHKGVQYLMSKNKIDIIRGKGRVIGPSIFSPKSGAVAVELEEDEMETIVPTHLIIATGSRPRTLPGLEPDGRYILTSEEALEMTELPQSMIIVGGGVIGVEWASMLNDFGVEVTVVEASGRLIPQEDEDISGELERLLKKRGITVLTGAILDASQTVKGDTGVSVSVEHAGETKLLKAEKLLVSVGRQANIENIGIENTDIKTVNGVIKVNDSMQTTEPHIYAIGDVIGGLQLAHAASHEGMVAAEHAAGHKTHPMSSHLVPRCIYTRPEIASVGWTEAQAKEQGHAVKVGKFPFSAIGKALVYGETDGFVKVIADSETNDILGVHMIGPHVTDYIAEAALAQLLDATPWEVGNTIHPHPTLSEIIGEAMLAVDGKAIGM is encoded by the coding sequence ATGACTAAGACGTATGATCTCGTTATTTTGGGCGGCGGTACAGGGGGCTATGTTGCGGCGATTCGCGCGGCTCAATTGGGAAAGACGGTTGCCATTGTTGAAAAGGACAAGCTGGGCGGGACGTGTTTACATAGGGGTTGTATTCCCAGCAAGGCTTTACTCCGAAGCGCCGAAGTGTATGCCACAGTCCGTAAAGGGAATGAGTACGGGGTGAAAGTGACCGGGGCGGAGCTTGATTTTGCCAGAGTGCAGGAGCGTAAGGAAGGGATCGTAAATCAATTACATAAAGGCGTTCAATATTTGATGAGCAAAAATAAAATCGACATCATCCGCGGCAAAGGCCGTGTCATCGGACCTTCTATCTTCTCGCCGAAGAGCGGGGCGGTTGCGGTTGAACTTGAAGAGGACGAGATGGAAACGATTGTTCCGACGCATCTCATCATTGCCACGGGTTCCCGACCCCGAACGTTGCCGGGTTTGGAGCCGGATGGACGCTATATCCTTACGAGTGAAGAAGCGTTGGAAATGACCGAGCTCCCGCAATCCATGATCATCGTCGGCGGCGGTGTAATCGGCGTGGAGTGGGCTTCCATGCTGAACGATTTCGGCGTTGAGGTTACTGTTGTGGAAGCGTCCGGACGTTTAATCCCTCAGGAGGATGAGGACATCTCCGGCGAGTTGGAACGGTTGTTGAAGAAGCGGGGGATTACCGTATTAACAGGCGCTATTCTAGATGCATCCCAAACGGTTAAAGGCGATACAGGCGTTTCGGTGAGCGTTGAGCATGCCGGAGAAACCAAATTGTTGAAGGCGGAGAAACTCCTTGTTTCCGTCGGACGGCAAGCGAACATTGAGAACATAGGCATTGAGAACACGGACATCAAGACAGTGAACGGTGTGATTAAAGTGAATGATTCGATGCAGACTACAGAGCCGCATATTTATGCGATCGGCGATGTGATCGGGGGCCTTCAATTGGCGCATGCGGCTTCTCATGAGGGTATGGTGGCGGCAGAGCATGCCGCAGGCCATAAGACGCATCCGATGAGTTCTCATCTTGTGCCGCGATGCATATATACGCGACCGGAAATCGCGTCCGTAGGCTGGACCGAAGCGCAAGCCAAAGAACAGGGTCATGCCGTCAAGGTCGGGAAGTTTCCTTTTTCCGCGATCGGCAAAGCGTTGGTTTACGGGGAAACGGACGGTTTCGTGAAAGTCATCGCGGACAGTGAAACGAATGATATTCTTGGCGTACATATGATCGGACCGCATGTGACGGATTATATTGCGGAAGCGGCCCTTGCTCAACTGCTGGATGCCACGCCTTGGGAGGTCGGCAACACGATTCACCCTCATCCGACCTTATCTGAAATTATCGGCGAGGCGATGTTGGCGGTGGACGGGAAGGCGATCGGGATGTAA
- a CDS encoding DUF2627 domain-containing protein: protein MKLKIARFIAILILVIPGVLATFGFLHMKDAVFLFFSQFGESGAEPSFRWGKFMLGFVEFAAGVGFIGGWIFFRDRKRNYVAPRFKVKKKRPQ, encoded by the coding sequence ATGAAATTAAAGATTGCTCGATTTATTGCTATTCTCATTCTTGTCATTCCGGGCGTTCTTGCTACGTTTGGCTTTCTTCATATGAAAGATGCCGTATTTCTGTTCTTCTCCCAATTCGGTGAGAGCGGTGCAGAGCCCTCCTTCCGTTGGGGAAAATTTATGCTCGGTTTCGTTGAGTTTGCCGCAGGTGTCGGCTTTATCGGCGGCTGGATCTTCTTCCGCGATCGCAAGCGCAACTATGTAGCGCCTCGCTTCAAGGTGAAGAAAAAGCGCCCCCAATAA
- the helD gene encoding RNA polymerase recycling motor HelD, with amino-acid sequence MILDREQEIEQIRVNEVREKLQTRIAHMSPDVQDLREQVVEIRKDLWDEVTVNMSHTDDVNETMASLKQQSELLSERERSHRHTFLMLQKMNRLLPAPYFARIDFVEAETEEGHTSEQIYIGMSSFIDTDGETFLVYDWRTPIASLYYDYAPGPAAYDTPGGTVTGTMQLKRQFIIREGRIRYLFDTALTIGDEVLQQVLGMGADPQMKSIVATIQKEQNAVIRNDRSRLLIVEGAAGSGKTSAVMQRVAYLLYKHRTTLRADQMVLFSPNPLFNSYVSAVLPELGEENIRQTTFQDYLGSRLEPEFQVEDPYDQMEYELTATHQPGYNARLAGIRFKSSALFLQVLSRYKEHLERTGMRFRALKFRGHAVVSAEEMNAKFYSYPSSVRLANRVELMQEWLMERLAVLADEEVRKDWVQEELNYLDNEKYHKAYMRLRKRKGLGNSDLHEADEEEALLRRMVVDEHYKKLRARVRRQRFVHIPALYRQLFVGGTLLTELNDGELPEQWEEIGQYTLQNMDVSLLSYEDAAPYLYLSELVQGFRMNNTVRHVLIDEAQDYSVFQFEFLKRLFPRARMTAVGDFNQAIFTHEAAFRDEEAVANLYGEADTERLHLTRSYRSTREIVEFTRALVPGGERIEPFNRGGDKPRVTLAAAGADAAAGARHAAARIHALRGEGFASVAVICKTAAESLAAHAAIAQAGATEVALVTKRTQALPPGAVVIPAYLAKGVEFDAVVIYDASPAAYRRESERKLFYTACTRAMHVLELYAPGELSPFVAALDPGLYALNGVQEEQPAGHRVREGE; translated from the coding sequence ATCATCTTGGACCGAGAACAGGAGATAGAACAGATTCGTGTAAATGAAGTCCGGGAGAAGCTTCAGACTCGGATTGCCCATATGTCGCCGGACGTACAGGATCTCAGAGAGCAAGTTGTTGAAATTCGTAAGGATTTATGGGATGAAGTGACCGTGAATATGAGTCATACGGATGACGTCAATGAGACCATGGCCAGCCTGAAACAGCAGTCGGAGCTGTTGTCCGAACGGGAACGCAGCCATCGACACACCTTTCTAATGCTGCAAAAGATGAACAGATTGTTACCGGCTCCATATTTTGCCAGAATAGATTTTGTGGAAGCGGAAACAGAGGAGGGGCACACCTCAGAGCAAATTTACATAGGTATGTCATCCTTTATCGATACAGACGGAGAGACCTTTCTGGTCTACGACTGGAGAACCCCGATCGCGAGCTTGTATTACGACTACGCTCCGGGGCCGGCAGCCTATGATACTCCCGGCGGTACCGTTACGGGAACGATGCAATTAAAGCGTCAGTTCATCATCCGGGAGGGACGTATCCGTTATCTGTTTGACACGGCGCTGACGATCGGGGACGAAGTGCTTCAGCAGGTGCTGGGCATGGGAGCCGACCCTCAGATGAAGAGCATTGTCGCTACGATTCAGAAGGAGCAGAATGCCGTCATACGAAATGACCGCAGCCGGTTGCTGATCGTCGAAGGAGCGGCGGGAAGCGGGAAAACGTCGGCTGTCATGCAACGTGTCGCTTACCTTCTGTACAAACACAGAACCACGTTACGGGCCGATCAAATGGTGCTTTTTTCGCCGAATCCTTTGTTCAACAGTTATGTATCCGCTGTATTGCCCGAGCTGGGTGAAGAGAATATCCGTCAAACAACTTTTCAGGATTATCTGGGCAGCCGGTTAGAGCCGGAGTTTCAGGTGGAAGATCCCTACGATCAGATGGAGTACGAGTTGACGGCCACGCATCAACCGGGATATAATGCCAGGCTTGCGGGTATTCGCTTTAAATCTTCGGCGTTGTTTCTGCAGGTCTTATCACGATATAAGGAGCATTTGGAGCGTACCGGCATGCGGTTCAGAGCGTTAAAATTCCGCGGGCATGCCGTGGTTTCGGCAGAGGAAATGAATGCCAAGTTTTACAGTTACCCGTCTTCGGTCCGTTTGGCGAACCGTGTGGAATTGATGCAAGAATGGCTGATGGAACGGCTTGCCGTCTTGGCTGATGAAGAAGTCCGCAAGGATTGGGTGCAGGAAGAACTTAATTATTTGGATAATGAGAAATATCATAAAGCGTATATGAGGCTGCGCAAGCGCAAAGGGTTAGGAAACAGCGATCTTCATGAGGCGGATGAGGAAGAGGCGTTGCTGCGCCGAATGGTCGTGGATGAGCATTACAAGAAATTACGCGCACGGGTGCGGCGTCAGCGGTTTGTTCATATTCCGGCGTTATATCGTCAGTTGTTTGTCGGCGGGACGCTGTTAACGGAGTTAAATGACGGCGAATTACCGGAGCAATGGGAAGAGATTGGTCAGTATACGTTACAAAATATGGATGTATCGCTCCTTTCCTACGAGGATGCCGCGCCTTATCTTTATTTAAGCGAGCTTGTGCAGGGCTTCCGAATGAATAACACGGTCAGGCATGTGTTGATTGATGAAGCACAGGATTATTCCGTGTTTCAGTTCGAGTTTCTGAAGCGTCTGTTTCCCCGCGCGCGCATGACGGCCGTCGGCGATTTCAACCAGGCGATCTTCACGCATGAAGCGGCGTTCCGCGATGAGGAAGCGGTGGCGAACCTCTACGGCGAAGCCGATACGGAGCGGCTGCATTTAACGCGAAGCTATCGGTCGACACGCGAGATCGTCGAGTTCACGCGAGCGCTTGTCCCGGGCGGCGAGCGTATCGAGCCGTTTAACCGCGGCGGCGATAAGCCGCGGGTTACGCTGGCGGCCGCGGGGGCAGACGCGGCCGCAGGCGCTCGGCACGCAGCGGCGCGGATTCACGCGCTGCGGGGCGAGGGCTTTGCTTCGGTAGCCGTCATCTGTAAGACGGCTGCCGAAAGCTTGGCCGCGCATGCGGCGATCGCGCAAGCGGGGGCGACGGAGGTCGCTCTCGTAACGAAGCGCACGCAAGCGCTGCCCCCGGGCGCGGTGGTCATCCCCGCGTACCTCGCCAAGGGCGTGGAGTTTGACGCCGTCGTGATTTACGACGCGTCCCCCGCAGCTTACCGCCGCGAAAGCGAGCGCAAGCTGTTCTACACCGCCTGCACGCGGGCGATGCACGTGCTGGAGCTGTACGCGCCGGGCGAACTGTCTCCGTTCGTGGCGGCATTGGATCCTGGGCTGTACGCGTTGAACGGCGTGCAAGAGGAGCAGCCGGCCGGTCATCGCGTTCGGGAGGGAGAATAG
- a CDS encoding MraY family glycosyltransferase yields MLFGVLILIYWIVGIRTLSLFTLSLCVITVLGWLDDTVGDRTTKGFHGHWRKLVKQGVWTTGMMKAAGTSIVALILTLGMQHTWVYSVLCWFVIVLCTNVINLLDLRPGRALKCSFGLWLVLFIFGNIYTPQAAEIWIPTLISAVLLYREDVQGRLMLGDTGANAFGFALGTAYAFYAPAWLLCVAAVILVSLQWTAERSSITVWIERLPLLRWLDRLGRTP; encoded by the coding sequence ATGTTATTTGGTGTGCTTATCCTCATTTACTGGATTGTAGGCATCAGAACCCTGTCGTTATTCACCTTGTCACTGTGCGTGATTACGGTGTTAGGGTGGCTCGACGATACCGTGGGGGACCGGACGACCAAAGGTTTTCACGGACACTGGCGAAAGCTTGTGAAGCAGGGCGTCTGGACAACCGGGATGATGAAAGCCGCGGGTACATCCATTGTGGCGTTGATATTAACACTGGGGATGCAACACACCTGGGTATATAGCGTTCTATGTTGGTTCGTCATTGTGCTCTGTACCAATGTAATTAATCTGTTGGACTTGCGTCCGGGTCGGGCACTAAAGTGCAGCTTCGGGCTGTGGCTGGTGTTATTTATATTCGGAAATATATACACGCCTCAAGCCGCAGAGATCTGGATTCCGACGCTGATCAGCGCCGTGTTGCTGTACCGTGAGGATGTTCAAGGACGCCTGATGCTGGGGGATACGGGGGCGAACGCTTTCGGATTTGCTCTCGGAACCGCGTACGCCTTCTATGCGCCCGCTTGGTTGCTTTGCGTTGCCGCAGTTATATTGGTAAGTTTACAGTGGACCGCGGAACGCAGCTCAATTACGGTCTGGATTGAACGACTGCCTTTATTGCGTTGGCTGGACCGGTTAGGAAGAACCCCGTAG
- a CDS encoding glycosyltransferase family 2 protein, which produces MSPIVSVIIPAWNESERISATLRALHRLHEPGAARVWHELIVVDDGSEDETFRQALPWANHVLVSTVNLGKGSALQMGVAHASGDIIVFLDADLEESAAHLPLLLAPVLSGEADMAVAKLPSPSLRGGFGLVKGLAAFGIRTLCGFQAAAPLSGQRALRREVIGNGSRLANRFGIEVGLTIDAARAGYRICEVDVPFKHRETGRDWSGFVHRGRQFVSVGRTLLLKWMFKTQSSS; this is translated from the coding sequence ATGTCACCTATCGTATCCGTCATCATTCCGGCGTGGAATGAATCCGAACGTATTTCCGCCACACTCCGGGCGCTTCATCGGCTTCACGAGCCCGGCGCAGCCCGGGTTTGGCATGAGCTGATCGTGGTGGACGACGGCAGTGAGGATGAAACGTTCCGTCAAGCGCTGCCTTGGGCCAATCACGTATTGGTCAGCACGGTCAACCTGGGCAAAGGCTCCGCTTTGCAAATGGGTGTCGCGCATGCTTCCGGGGATATTATTGTATTTCTGGATGCCGATCTGGAAGAAAGCGCGGCGCATTTGCCGTTGCTGTTAGCCCCGGTGTTGTCCGGGGAAGCCGACATGGCCGTAGCGAAGCTGCCGTCACCGTCGCTCCGTGGCGGATTCGGCCTGGTTAAAGGTCTGGCCGCCTTCGGCATCCGGACGTTATGCGGCTTTCAGGCAGCGGCGCCCTTATCCGGACAAAGAGCCCTGCGCCGCGAGGTCATCGGCAACGGATCCCGTCTTGCAAACCGGTTCGGCATCGAAGTAGGACTGACGATTGACGCCGCCCGGGCAGGATACCGCATATGCGAGGTGGACGTTCCGTTTAAACACCGTGAAACAGGGCGTGACTGGAGCGGTTTTGTGCATCGCGGCAGGCAATTTGTGTCTGTAGGAAGGACTTTGTTACTCAAATGGATGTTCAAAACCCAAAGCTCCTCCTAA
- the steA gene encoding putative cytokinetic ring protein SteA: MEKLKPGDIALLLHNNLDELSASGLIHAGVKAVVNCGVTMNGHYPAEGPRMLIHAGIPIYQGDQDLFVTLAKQEAEQAVQGKQGVEIRICEGVLHCGEHTAKVSLFTERDWHELYMEGQAKLPDTLNAFITNTLVHASNESVQWLEPMSLPALRSLSGRYALIVVRGSGYKEDLSALQAFINEYEPALIGVDGGADALLEAGYMPDLIVGDMDSVSDGALCCGCELVVHAYPDGRAPGLKRVHELGLPVQIIPAHGTSEDVALLTAYELGAERIIAVGSHTSMIDFLEKGRKGMASTLLVRMKIGSKLIDAKGFALLYTARSHKRRSEVAKAWLRTLASAGLAAGMLIAVAACWSPLYAQAPSHHRESEQHAPVSAPATGHTHSTDQKEIWHVTYRIRHHSGVE; this comes from the coding sequence TTGGAGAAACTCAAACCAGGAGACATCGCTCTGTTACTTCATAATAATTTAGATGAACTTTCAGCTTCCGGACTTATTCATGCCGGTGTGAAAGCCGTAGTGAATTGCGGGGTGACCATGAACGGTCATTATCCGGCTGAAGGTCCCAGGATGTTAATCCATGCGGGAATTCCGATCTATCAAGGTGATCAGGATTTATTCGTAACCTTGGCCAAACAGGAAGCGGAGCAGGCAGTTCAAGGTAAACAGGGTGTAGAGATCCGGATTTGCGAAGGTGTACTGCATTGCGGAGAACATACTGCAAAGGTGTCCTTGTTTACGGAGCGAGATTGGCATGAACTTTATATGGAGGGACAAGCCAAGCTGCCTGACACTTTAAATGCTTTTATCACGAATACGCTGGTTCATGCAAGCAACGAAAGTGTTCAATGGCTTGAACCTATGTCCTTGCCCGCGCTTCGCTCGTTGTCGGGAAGGTATGCTCTTATTGTTGTTCGGGGCAGCGGATATAAGGAAGATTTGAGCGCGTTACAAGCCTTCATTAACGAATATGAACCTGCGCTCATTGGTGTGGACGGAGGCGCGGATGCCTTGCTGGAAGCAGGTTACATGCCGGACCTGATTGTGGGAGACATGGACAGTGTATCGGACGGGGCTTTGTGCTGCGGTTGCGAACTAGTGGTGCATGCCTATCCGGACGGGAGGGCTCCGGGGCTTAAGCGTGTACATGAGCTGGGACTGCCGGTGCAGATTATTCCCGCGCACGGAACCAGCGAGGATGTGGCGTTATTGACCGCGTACGAGCTGGGTGCGGAGCGGATCATAGCCGTGGGAAGCCATACCTCGATGATCGATTTTCTGGAAAAAGGACGCAAAGGCATGGCCAGCACGTTACTGGTCCGTATGAAGATAGGTTCCAAACTAATCGATGCCAAAGGCTTCGCGCTCTTGTATACCGCTCGTTCCCATAAACGCCGTTCTGAAGTGGCTAAAGCTTGGCTTAGGACATTGGCATCCGCGGGGTTGGCTGCGGGCATGTTAATCGCGGTAGCAGCTTGCTGGAGTCCGCTTTACGCTCAGGCGCCGTCTCATCACAGGGAATCGGAACAACATGCGCCGGTTTCAGCACCGGCAACGGGACACACCCATTCAACAGACCAAAAGGAGATTTGGCATGTCACCTATCGTATCCGTCATCATTCCGGCGTGGAATGA
- a CDS encoding ATP-dependent DNA ligase, with product MKFIRPMKAGRGQLPMDDADILYEPKWDGWRIQLHINKGDMVAFTGNGKDVTEKIPELSGWREGIQAESVILDGEAVCIRNGRPVADDALYRLRISRSERIRQALHTHPLTLILFDVLYQDGLSFMGQTLIKRKMKLNEVVVSRENMALSPHQTGSGHNLWEHTRIHQWEGVIGKRKDSVYVPGIRSPFWLRKHHARVLDVIILGYRLEPDFAISVGVHFRTVPYKPVATVTDGFTETLRRELLHQLEPLIIGQEGATRLVTPVLCCRITYKERTVMHQLGDTVFQQMLPAVQPDNCNWIP from the coding sequence ATGAAATTTATCCGGCCGATGAAAGCGGGCAGGGGACAGCTTCCCATGGACGACGCCGACATTCTGTATGAACCCAAGTGGGACGGTTGGCGAATCCAGCTGCATATAAACAAAGGGGACATGGTTGCTTTCACAGGAAACGGCAAGGATGTAACAGAGAAAATACCTGAGCTAAGCGGATGGCGGGAGGGAATTCAAGCCGAATCCGTCATACTGGACGGTGAAGCGGTCTGTATTCGAAACGGCCGTCCAGTAGCGGACGATGCCTTATATCGGTTGCGAATCAGCAGATCGGAGCGGATCAGACAAGCGCTGCATACACATCCTTTGACCCTGATCCTATTCGATGTACTTTATCAAGACGGACTTTCTTTCATGGGGCAAACGCTCATAAAGCGCAAAATGAAGTTGAACGAAGTTGTAGTTTCGCGTGAAAATATGGCTTTAAGTCCCCATCAAACAGGGAGCGGACACAACTTGTGGGAACACACAAGAATCCATCAGTGGGAGGGGGTTATTGGAAAGCGCAAGGACTCTGTATATGTTCCGGGAATCCGATCCCCATTCTGGTTAAGGAAGCATCATGCGAGAGTGCTTGACGTGATTATTCTAGGATATCGTCTTGAGCCTGACTTCGCTATAAGCGTGGGCGTTCACTTCCGCACGGTACCTTATAAGCCTGTGGCAACGGTAACGGACGGATTCACAGAAACCCTGCGCAGGGAATTGCTCCACCAGTTGGAACCGCTAATCATCGGACAAGAGGGAGCGACGCGTCTTGTTACTCCTGTCTTGTGTTGCCGTATTACCTATAAGGAACGCACGGTAATGCATCAACTGGGTGACACGGTGTTTCAACAAATGTTGCCTGCGGTCCAACCCGACAACTGCAACTGGATTCCATAA
- a CDS encoding copper amine oxidase N-terminal domain-containing protein: MKLGSKKLYITFVLIILVLMTACQAIGGIDLNKALLDNSTVTSGEGKQSISWELELDPSAELDAAQQEQLNRFKSGSIVLDHYKVQDQATASVKGAVTLAGKSIPFELYTDKEQLSLKVDGSRKLLTMPLGESGELGLGGLEQDKAFRDEVVTTLIRNLPNPKNTSFQLGHKAVIQGEEVELTRISTEIKGTDLHEVLFETAGNLLNDEANIQQLLEKMLISAEEEALSAEEAAEEAASMMQEFHSFMTEFKADLENDDQLVYKMLNNRNNLFKLQLGIDSSLRIREAKAELYYRIPKIPGEVNLPVRAVRMIMSSEMSQQNMPVTADVPSDAQPTMDLDSLDKPRTFIASLDTKSALYDVLKNDLNLMDRKSEFYITDTDLSRPSHTYNAFGQPYVKMNSAQIGARNLASQMDYTMVWDATRHKLTIKDNGRYIQLKLGSKTATANGKAIVLPYPPHVINNLIYIPVKPVTQALNTDLYLENNQEYGTVIQLSITE; encoded by the coding sequence ATGAAATTAGGTTCAAAGAAGCTTTACATTACATTTGTCCTTATTATTCTAGTTCTTATGACTGCCTGTCAGGCCATCGGCGGCATTGATCTGAATAAAGCTTTATTGGATAACTCAACCGTTACTTCGGGTGAAGGCAAGCAAAGTATAAGTTGGGAGCTTGAACTTGATCCTTCCGCCGAATTGGATGCCGCTCAGCAAGAACAGCTTAACAGGTTTAAGAGCGGATCTATCGTACTGGATCATTACAAAGTGCAGGACCAAGCTACCGCTTCGGTGAAAGGTGCTGTCACATTGGCAGGAAAGTCCATTCCCTTTGAACTGTACACGGATAAAGAACAGCTGTCCTTGAAAGTCGATGGCTCACGGAAATTACTGACGATGCCTCTAGGCGAGTCCGGTGAATTAGGTCTTGGCGGATTAGAGCAAGACAAGGCCTTCAGGGATGAGGTTGTTACCACTCTTATCCGTAACTTACCCAATCCGAAAAACACATCATTCCAACTAGGCCACAAAGCCGTAATACAAGGTGAAGAAGTAGAATTGACGCGCATTTCCACTGAAATTAAAGGAACAGATTTGCACGAGGTGCTGTTTGAGACTGCGGGTAACCTGTTGAATGATGAAGCCAACATTCAGCAACTCTTGGAGAAGATGTTAATTTCCGCGGAGGAAGAAGCCCTGTCGGCCGAAGAAGCAGCAGAAGAAGCCGCATCCATGATGCAAGAATTCCACTCCTTTATGACAGAATTTAAAGCGGATTTGGAGAACGATGATCAACTGGTTTACAAGATGCTTAACAATCGCAATAATCTGTTCAAGCTTCAACTAGGCATCGACTCGTCATTACGCATTCGGGAAGCCAAAGCGGAGCTGTACTATCGTATTCCCAAAATACCGGGTGAAGTGAACCTGCCCGTACGCGCGGTTCGCATGATAATGAGTTCCGAAATGTCCCAGCAGAATATGCCTGTTACGGCGGATGTGCCAAGCGATGCTCAACCGACAATGGATTTGGACAGCCTGGACAAACCGCGAACATTTATTGCTTCGCTTGATACCAAATCGGCTTTATATGATGTACTAAAAAATGATTTAAATCTTATGGATCGCAAAAGTGAATTTTACATAACCGATACGGATTTATCCCGCCCTTCCCATACTTACAATGCTTTCGGTCAACCTTATGTGAAGATGAATTCGGCTCAGATCGGAGCTCGTAACCTGGCTTCGCAAATGGATTACACCATGGTGTGGGACGCGACTCGCCATAAACTGACCATCAAGGATAACGGACGGTATATCCAATTAAAACTGGGCTCCAAGACCGCGACAGCTAACGGTAAAGCCATTGTTCTCCCTTATCCGCCGCATGTCATTAATAACCTTATTTATATTCCCGTAAAACCGGTGACTCAAGCATTGAATACCGATTTATATTTAGAAAACAATCAAGAATACGGAACCGTCATTCAATTGTCCATTACAGAATAA
- a CDS encoding putative sodium/potassium/calcium exchanger, whose amino-acid sequence MEKKPVKPVVKPSTSIKPETAKPAPKPVPKPNPVKPAAVTKPVKAVDPVKKPNVEQPKPEVASVNSQNTEAPAAIQPISLPPVTMPMPNPIMPPTISPVTMKPNPMKPNPVKPAMTMPISSNPVSPIGMKPNPVKPLAANPVLPLANTGVMPVQANIMTMPAATGNIAPIGAKGNIAPASIGNVSPVSKGNISPYSLGNVSPATKGMVSPAYKGGDVSPAYKGNVSPANIGNVSPATKGNVSPAYKGGDVSPAYKGNVSPANIGNVSPATKGNVSPAYKGGDVSPAYKGNVSPANIGNVSPATKGNVSPAYKGGDVSPAYKGNVSPANIGNVSPATKGNVSPAYKGGDVSPAYKGNVSPANIGNVSPATKGNVSPAYKGGDVYPAYKGNVSPAYKGNVAPAYAGNVSPYGPNVMMPQPVPYEAYSPYGMSPYMGSPMQPVQPMPTVMPYAPMAPTTMPYMPYPQADRYSVIEDLRPAIAYGLNEAEGRGYDHTLSEVAAISYLMGLGYDYNTAYATVDSWNLN is encoded by the coding sequence ATGGAAAAAAAGCCAGTTAAACCGGTGGTTAAGCCCTCCACAAGCATTAAACCGGAAACGGCAAAACCGGCGCCTAAGCCAGTCCCTAAGCCCAATCCGGTAAAACCGGCCGCGGTAACTAAACCGGTTAAAGCGGTTGATCCGGTGAAGAAGCCGAATGTGGAACAACCGAAGCCTGAAGTTGCCTCGGTAAATTCGCAAAATACGGAAGCGCCTGCTGCGATTCAACCCATTTCATTGCCGCCCGTCACCATGCCGATGCCCAATCCAATCATGCCTCCTACGATTTCGCCCGTAACCATGAAGCCAAACCCGATGAAGCCAAATCCGGTTAAGCCTGCAATGACGATGCCTATTTCCTCGAACCCGGTTTCCCCGATTGGAATGAAGCCGAACCCAGTTAAGCCTCTTGCGGCTAATCCTGTGCTGCCATTGGCCAACACAGGTGTCATGCCAGTTCAGGCGAACATAATGACAATGCCCGCTGCTACCGGCAATATTGCTCCGATTGGGGCTAAGGGAAACATTGCTCCTGCTTCGATCGGTAATGTTTCCCCGGTATCGAAAGGAAACATTTCTCCATACTCTTTGGGTAATGTGTCACCTGCGACAAAGGGAATGGTGTCTCCGGCGTACAAAGGCGGCGACGTATCGCCAGCGTATAAAGGCAACGTATCGCCTGCAAACATCGGCAATGTGTCACCGGCGACGAAGGGGAACGTGTCTCCGGCGTACAAAGGCGGCGACGTATCGCCAGCGTATAAAGGCAACGTATCGCCTGCAAACATCGGCAATGTGTCTCCGGCGACGAAGGGGAACGTGTCTCCGGCATACAAAGGCGGCGACGTATCGCCAGCGTATAAAGGCAACGTATCGCCTGCAAACATCGGCAACGTATCTCCGGCGACGAAGGGGAACGTGTCTCCGGCGTACAAAGGCGGCGACGTATCGCCAGCGTATAAAGGCAACGTATCGCCTGCAAACATCGGCAACGTATCTCCGGCGACGAAGGGGAACGTGTCTCCGGCGTACAAAGGCGGCGATGTATCGCCAGCGTATAAAGGCAACGTATCGCCTGCAAACATCGGCAACGTATCTCCGGCGACGAAGGGGAACGTGTCCCCGGCGTACAAAGGCGGCGACGTATATCCAGCGTATAAAGGCAACGTATCGCCTGCGTACAAAGGCAATGTAGCTCCTGCCTATGCGGGCAATGTATCCCCGTATGGACCGAATGTGATGATGCCTCAACCTGTTCCTTATGAAGCATATAGTCCTTACGGAATGAGTCCATATATGGGCTCGCCGATGCAACCCGTGCAACCGATGCCTACGGTCATGCCCTATGCACCGATGGCGCCGACAACGATGCCGTATATGCCATACCCGCAAGCCGACCGTTACAGCGTTATTGAGGACTTGCGTCCAGCCATTGCTTACGGATTGAATGAAGCGGAAGGCAGAGGCTACGATCATACGCTGTCTGAAGTGGCTGCGATCTCTTACTTGATGGGGCTTGGTTATGATTACAATACCGCTTATGCTACGGTAGACAGCTGGAACTTGAATTAA